The Georgenia faecalis genome includes a window with the following:
- a CDS encoding RidA family protein — MAVERFSPEGTTQPSPYHHVAVGTGTRHVHVAGQIARLADGTPVAPGDLAGQVAQALRNTAAGLAGAGATFDDVLRLTFYVTAWTPDKIEPFMTGVAQVSEEIGLPQPAPPTSVIGVDYLFEPDVLVEVEATAILD; from the coding sequence ATGGCCGTTGAGCGCTTCAGCCCCGAGGGCACGACTCAGCCCTCCCCGTACCACCACGTCGCGGTGGGCACCGGGACCCGCCACGTCCACGTCGCGGGCCAGATCGCACGCCTGGCCGACGGCACCCCGGTCGCTCCCGGTGACCTCGCCGGCCAGGTGGCCCAGGCGCTGCGCAACACGGCGGCCGGCCTGGCAGGCGCCGGTGCCACGTTCGACGACGTCCTCCGCCTCACCTTCTACGTCACCGCGTGGACGCCCGACAAGATCGAGCCCTTCATGACCGGCGTCGCGCAGGTGAGCGAGGAGATCGGCCTCCCGCAGCCGGCCCCGCCGACGTCGGTGATCGGCGTCGACTACCTCTTCGAGCCCGACGTCCTCGTCGAGGTGGAAGCGACCGCGATCCTCGACTGA
- a CDS encoding putative immunity protein, whose product MVSPQALSEVDRRTVAGWAADCAERVLPLFEAEAPDDDRARDAIARARAFGRGELGVAGEIRRRFDAVRAAASARSPAAAAAARAAAQAAAVAHMGAHALGAAAYAAKAAGLAAPGEPDAVEDEVRWQLAQLTPEVRAALRLLPPLGENSSGPLGPGLLASGVLGTVIRQIQADLAAG is encoded by the coding sequence GTGGTCTCTCCCCAGGCGCTCAGCGAAGTTGACCGACGGACCGTCGCCGGGTGGGCCGCGGACTGCGCCGAGCGCGTCCTTCCGCTGTTCGAGGCCGAGGCGCCGGACGACGACCGCGCGCGTGACGCCATCGCTCGCGCGCGTGCCTTCGGGCGCGGCGAGCTGGGCGTCGCGGGTGAGATCCGGCGCCGGTTCGACGCGGTCCGCGCCGCGGCCTCCGCCCGTTCGCCCGCGGCCGCGGCCGCAGCGCGGGCGGCCGCGCAGGCTGCCGCCGTGGCGCACATGGGCGCGCACGCCCTGGGGGCGGCCGCCTACGCCGCAAAGGCGGCCGGGCTCGCCGCGCCCGGCGAGCCCGACGCGGTCGAGGACGAGGTCCGCTGGCAGCTCGCGCAGCTGACGCCGGAGGTCCGGGCCGCGCTGCGGTTGCTCCCGCCGCTCGGGGAGAACTCCTCCGGTCCCCTCGGGCCGGGGCTGCTCGCCTCCGGCGTCCTCGGCACGGTGATCCGGCAGATCCAGGCGGACCTGGCCGCAGGGTGA
- a CDS encoding DoxX family protein has translation MATSTSNAARTTSPGAKPMYMEEIVTREGARRTLAVSRIIIGWVFFWAFIDKLFGLGFSTPAERAWINGGTPAQGYIGGIEGPFAGFFELFANPFGDFLFMLGLLGIGVALITGCGLKIAAVTGTLLMLFMYLAALPFVGEHGTNPITDSHWVEALLLIIPAVTLAGDKWGLGKWWASKVGNSWLR, from the coding sequence ATGGCAACGAGCACGAGCAACGCGGCCCGTACGACGTCCCCCGGGGCGAAGCCCATGTACATGGAGGAGATCGTCACCCGCGAGGGCGCCCGCCGGACCCTCGCCGTCTCCCGGATCATCATCGGCTGGGTGTTTTTCTGGGCGTTCATCGACAAGCTGTTCGGCCTCGGGTTCTCCACCCCGGCCGAGCGCGCCTGGATCAACGGCGGCACCCCCGCCCAGGGATACATCGGCGGTATCGAGGGGCCGTTCGCCGGGTTCTTCGAGCTGTTCGCGAACCCCTTCGGTGACTTTCTCTTCATGCTGGGCCTGCTCGGCATCGGCGTCGCCCTCATCACCGGCTGCGGCCTGAAGATCGCCGCCGTCACGGGCACCTTGCTCATGCTCTTCATGTACCTGGCGGCGCTGCCGTTCGTCGGCGAGCACGGGACGAACCCCATCACCGACTCCCACTGGGTGGAGGCCCTCCTCCTCATCATCCCGGCCGTCACCCTCGCCGGTGACAAGTGGGGCCTGGGCAAGTGGTGGGCCTCCAAGGTCGGCAACAGCTGGCTGCGCTGA
- the gatB gene encoding Asp-tRNA(Asn)/Glu-tRNA(Gln) amidotransferase subunit GatB: MTTPVSSPRLVDYDDAIARFDPVLGIEVHVELGTASKMFDGAPASFGAPPNAQTTPVSLGLPGALPVINAAAVEYAIRIGLALNCEIAETCRFARKNYFYPDVPKNFQTSQYDEPIAHDGYLDIELEDGTNVRVEIERAHMEEDAGKNSHIGGTGGRIHGAEYSLVDYNRAGVPLVEIVTRPITGLGERAPEVARAYVQALRELFRTLGVSEAKMERGNVRADINVSLRPSPDAPLGTRTETKNVNSFRSIERAVRYEISRQAGVLDAGLAVVQETRHWHEDSGTTSPGRVKSDAEDYRYFPEPDLVPLAPSREWVEEIRAGLPELPGARRRRLQDAWGYTDAEMRDAGNAGAVDLIEATVAAGADPAAARKWWMGELVRTARADGVALEDLAITPAQVAELATLVASGRINDKIARQVLAGVLAGDGGPEEIVVARGLEVVSDDGALISAVDAALAANPDVADKIRGGKVQAAGAIVGAVMKATKGQADAARVRELIMERVG, from the coding sequence ATGACCACCCCCGTGTCCTCCCCGCGCCTCGTGGACTACGACGACGCCATCGCCCGGTTCGACCCGGTCCTCGGCATCGAGGTGCACGTCGAGCTCGGCACCGCGTCGAAGATGTTCGACGGCGCCCCCGCCTCCTTCGGCGCCCCGCCCAACGCGCAGACCACCCCGGTGTCCCTCGGGCTGCCGGGGGCGCTGCCGGTGATCAACGCCGCGGCGGTGGAGTACGCCATCCGGATCGGGCTGGCGCTCAACTGCGAGATCGCGGAGACCTGCCGCTTCGCCCGGAAGAACTACTTCTACCCGGACGTGCCGAAGAACTTCCAGACGTCCCAGTACGACGAGCCGATCGCCCACGACGGCTACCTCGACATCGAGCTCGAGGACGGCACCAACGTGCGGGTGGAGATCGAGCGGGCCCACATGGAGGAGGACGCCGGCAAGAACAGCCACATCGGTGGCACCGGCGGCCGCATCCACGGCGCGGAGTACTCCCTCGTCGACTACAACCGCGCGGGCGTGCCGCTCGTGGAGATCGTCACCCGCCCCATTACCGGGCTGGGGGAGCGGGCGCCGGAGGTGGCGCGCGCCTACGTCCAGGCGCTGCGCGAGCTCTTCCGCACCCTCGGGGTCTCCGAGGCGAAGATGGAGCGCGGCAACGTGCGCGCGGACATCAACGTGTCCCTGCGGCCGAGCCCCGACGCGCCGCTCGGCACCCGCACCGAGACGAAGAACGTCAACAGCTTCCGCTCCATCGAGCGGGCGGTCCGCTACGAGATCTCGCGGCAGGCCGGCGTGCTCGACGCGGGTCTCGCCGTCGTCCAGGAGACGCGCCACTGGCACGAGGACAGCGGCACCACCTCGCCGGGACGCGTGAAGTCCGACGCCGAGGACTACCGCTACTTCCCCGAACCGGACCTCGTCCCGCTCGCGCCGAGCCGCGAGTGGGTGGAGGAGATCCGGGCGGGCCTGCCCGAGCTGCCCGGCGCGCGCCGTCGCCGGCTGCAGGACGCGTGGGGCTACACCGACGCCGAGATGCGCGACGCCGGCAACGCCGGCGCCGTCGACCTCATCGAGGCGACGGTCGCCGCCGGGGCGGACCCGGCCGCGGCCCGCAAGTGGTGGATGGGCGAGCTCGTCCGCACGGCGCGCGCGGACGGCGTCGCCCTCGAGGACCTCGCCATCACGCCCGCGCAGGTGGCCGAGCTGGCCACGCTCGTCGCCTCGGGCCGCATCAACGACAAGATCGCCCGTCAGGTCCTCGCCGGCGTCCTCGCCGGCGACGGCGGACCGGAGGAGATCGTCGTGGCCCGGGGGCTCGAGGTCGTCTCCGACGACGGCGCCCTCATCAGCGCGGTCGACGCCGCTCTGGCGGCGAACCCGGACGTGGCGGACAAGATCCGCGGGGGCAAGGTGCAGGCCGCCGGCGCGATCGTCGGGGCGGTCATGAAGGCGACGAAGGGCCAGGCGGACGCCGCCCGCGTGCGCGAGCTCATCATGGAGCGCGTGGGCTGA
- the gatA gene encoding Asp-tRNA(Asn)/Glu-tRNA(Gln) amidotransferase subunit GatA: protein MSADLTRTSAADLAQRLGAGDVSAVEVTQAHLDRMAEVDGAVHAFLHVNAEEALATAREVDAARARGDELATLAGVPIAVKDIIVTKGQPTTAGSKILENWVPPYDATLVERLRAAGMPILGKTNLDEFAMGSSTEHSAYGVTRNPWDLDRIPGGSGGGSAAAVAAFEAPLAIGTDTGGSIRQPAAVTGTVGVKPTYGGVSRYGLIALASSLDQAGPVSRSVLDSALLHEVIGGHDPRDSTSLPDPVGAFAAAARGEDLRGMRVGLVRELDTDGYDDGVRNSFHGALDLLRQAGAEIVEVSCPSFDYALAAYYLILPAEASSNLAKFDGMRFGLRVEPTDGPLTAERVMAATRGAGFGDEVKRRIILGTYALSAGYYDAYYGSAQKVRTLIQRDFAAAFAQADVLVSPTAPTTAFRFGEKLDDPMAMYLNDIATIPANLAGVPGLSLPSGLSDDGLPVGFQVLAPARQDERLYRVGGVLERMLEEIWGGPLLRQAPELPTSVKEIAS from the coding sequence ATGAGCGCCGACCTCACCCGCACCAGCGCCGCCGACCTGGCCCAGCGCCTGGGCGCCGGCGACGTCTCCGCCGTCGAGGTGACGCAGGCCCACCTCGACCGGATGGCCGAGGTGGACGGCGCGGTGCACGCCTTCCTCCACGTCAACGCCGAGGAGGCCCTGGCCACGGCCCGCGAGGTCGACGCCGCCCGCGCCCGCGGGGACGAGCTGGCGACGCTGGCCGGCGTGCCCATCGCCGTCAAGGACATCATCGTCACCAAGGGCCAGCCCACCACGGCCGGCTCGAAGATCCTCGAGAACTGGGTCCCGCCGTACGACGCCACCCTGGTGGAGCGCCTGCGCGCCGCCGGGATGCCGATCCTCGGCAAGACGAACCTCGACGAGTTCGCCATGGGCTCGAGCACCGAGCACTCGGCCTACGGCGTCACGCGCAACCCCTGGGACCTTGACCGCATCCCGGGCGGGTCCGGGGGCGGCTCGGCGGCCGCCGTAGCCGCCTTCGAGGCGCCCCTGGCGATCGGGACGGACACCGGCGGGTCCATCCGCCAGCCGGCCGCCGTCACCGGCACGGTCGGCGTCAAGCCCACGTACGGCGGGGTGTCCCGGTACGGGCTCATCGCGCTCGCCTCGAGCCTGGACCAGGCCGGGCCGGTCTCCCGCAGCGTCCTCGACTCCGCGCTGCTCCACGAGGTCATCGGCGGGCACGACCCGCGCGACTCCACCTCGCTGCCGGACCCGGTGGGCGCCTTCGCCGCCGCGGCGCGCGGGGAGGACCTGCGCGGGATGCGGGTCGGGCTGGTCCGCGAGCTCGACACCGACGGCTACGACGACGGTGTGCGGAACAGCTTCCACGGGGCCCTGGACCTCCTGCGCCAGGCCGGCGCCGAGATCGTCGAGGTCTCCTGCCCGTCCTTCGACTACGCCCTCGCGGCGTACTACCTCATCCTCCCGGCCGAGGCGTCCTCGAACCTCGCGAAGTTCGACGGCATGCGCTTCGGCCTGCGGGTCGAGCCGACCGACGGCCCGCTGACCGCCGAGCGCGTCATGGCCGCCACCCGCGGCGCCGGGTTCGGCGACGAGGTGAAGCGCCGGATCATCCTCGGCACGTACGCGCTGTCCGCCGGGTACTACGACGCCTACTACGGCAGCGCCCAGAAGGTCCGCACCCTCATCCAGCGCGACTTCGCGGCGGCCTTCGCCCAGGCGGACGTCCTCGTCTCGCCCACGGCGCCGACGACGGCCTTCCGGTTCGGCGAGAAGCTCGACGACCCCATGGCCATGTACCTCAACGACATCGCGACCATCCCGGCGAACCTCGCCGGGGTGCCGGGGCTGTCGCTGCCCAGCGGCCTGAGCGACGACGGCCTGCCCGTCGGGTTCCAGGTGCTCGCGCCCGCCCGCCAGGACGAGCGGCTGTACCGCGTGGGCGGCGTCCTCGAGCGGATGCTCGAGGAGATCTGGGGCGGTCCGCTGCTGCGCCAGGCGCCGGAGCTGCCGACGAGCGTGAAGGAGATCGCCTCATGA
- the gatC gene encoding Asp-tRNA(Asn)/Glu-tRNA(Gln) amidotransferase subunit GatC codes for MSTISSAEVARVAALARIELTDAEVERLAGELDVIASAVTRVNEIATADVPPTSHPIPLTNVMRPDVVVEPLPVADVLAGAPASDDGRFLVPQILGEDA; via the coding sequence ATGTCGACCATCTCCTCCGCCGAGGTCGCCCGTGTGGCCGCCCTGGCCCGGATCGAGCTCACCGACGCCGAGGTCGAACGCCTCGCCGGGGAGCTCGACGTCATCGCCTCCGCGGTGACCCGGGTCAACGAGATCGCCACCGCGGACGTCCCGCCCACCAGCCACCCGATCCCGCTGACGAACGTCATGCGCCCGGACGTCGTCGTCGAGCCGCTCCCGGTGGCCGACGTGCTCGCCGGGGCCCCGGCCAGCGACGACGGCCGGTTCCTCGTCCCGCAGATCCTTGGGGAGGACGCATGA
- a CDS encoding pilus assembly protein CpaE yields MIDLDLARALRDAGLRWTPLAGDQFTIEAPDLAGEVFTLSEMTVEAREYPTGTILGFNGTTEWALDSVSLEQALWLPREDQLRDLLGGAFRSLERDDDGIFWVSVAEGDGEPRTAAARDAADAYAHALLAELAAG; encoded by the coding sequence GTGATCGACCTCGACCTCGCCCGGGCACTGCGCGACGCCGGCCTGCGCTGGACGCCGCTGGCCGGGGACCAGTTCACCATCGAGGCGCCCGACCTGGCCGGTGAGGTGTTCACGCTCTCCGAGATGACCGTCGAGGCGCGGGAGTACCCCACGGGCACGATCCTCGGGTTCAACGGGACGACGGAGTGGGCGCTGGACTCGGTGAGCCTGGAGCAGGCGCTCTGGCTCCCGCGGGAGGACCAGCTCCGCGACCTGCTCGGCGGGGCGTTCCGCAGCCTGGAGCGCGACGACGACGGCATCTTCTGGGTGAGCGTCGCGGAGGGCGACGGCGAGCCGCGCACCGCCGCGGCCCGGGACGCGGCCGACGCGTACGCGCACGCGCTCCTCGCCGAGCTCGCCGCCGGCTGA
- a CDS encoding phospholipase D-like domain-containing protein, producing MPSDARPPIRLAVPRALLWAGAALLAAQATVVAALLTIDSLRKRREPPHGEFPRTEPATVTVAGSQVTTYTYGVDLYDAMLAAIRGAKHHVYFESYIWKGDDTGREFKEALVEAAARGVQVYVVYDAFANLVVAPSFLRFPESLHVLRFPIIRPGLLMLNPRQTGRDHRKVLVVDGETGFVGGYNIGSLYATQWRDTHLRVEGPAAWELESAFVVFWNEHRREHHPELPDGGARSWDARIQAARNSPSRLVFPIRGLYLDAIGRARERVLITQGYFIPDPEILAALLAAARRGADVRVLVPAVSNHVVADWLARGHYDQLLRGGVRLWLYQGAMVHAKTMTVDGRWATVGTTNIDRLSLTGNFEINLEIFDRDFAAHLEQVFATDLTNAHELTLEEWEQRSVLARVSERVLRPLAPLF from the coding sequence ATGCCGAGCGACGCGCGCCCCCCGATTCGGCTCGCGGTGCCCCGGGCGCTGCTGTGGGCCGGTGCTGCGCTCCTCGCCGCCCAGGCCACCGTCGTCGCCGCGCTCCTCACCATCGACTCGCTGCGCAAGCGCCGCGAACCCCCGCACGGGGAGTTCCCCCGCACCGAGCCCGCGACGGTCACCGTCGCCGGCTCCCAGGTGACGACGTACACGTACGGCGTCGACCTCTACGACGCCATGCTCGCGGCCATCCGCGGGGCGAAGCACCACGTCTACTTCGAGAGCTACATCTGGAAGGGCGACGACACCGGACGGGAGTTCAAGGAGGCCCTCGTCGAGGCGGCCGCACGCGGCGTCCAGGTCTACGTCGTCTACGACGCCTTCGCCAACCTCGTCGTCGCCCCGAGCTTCCTGCGCTTCCCGGAGTCGCTGCACGTCCTGCGCTTCCCGATCATCCGGCCCGGCCTGCTCATGCTCAACCCCCGCCAGACCGGCCGCGACCACCGCAAGGTCCTCGTCGTCGACGGCGAGACCGGCTTCGTCGGCGGCTACAACATCGGCTCCCTGTACGCCACCCAGTGGCGCGACACCCACCTGCGCGTCGAGGGGCCGGCGGCGTGGGAGCTGGAGAGCGCCTTCGTCGTCTTCTGGAACGAGCACCGGCGCGAGCACCACCCCGAGCTGCCCGACGGCGGCGCCCGCTCGTGGGACGCCCGCATCCAGGCCGCCCGGAACTCGCCCTCCCGGCTGGTCTTCCCCATCCGGGGGCTCTACCTCGACGCCATCGGGCGGGCCCGCGAGCGCGTCCTCATCACCCAGGGCTACTTCATCCCGGACCCGGAGATCCTCGCGGCCCTGCTCGCCGCGGCCCGCCGCGGCGCCGACGTGCGGGTGCTCGTGCCGGCGGTCTCCAACCACGTCGTCGCCGACTGGCTGGCCCGCGGGCACTACGATCAGCTGTTGCGCGGTGGCGTGCGCCTGTGGCTCTACCAGGGCGCCATGGTCCACGCGAAGACCATGACGGTGGACGGCCGGTGGGCGACCGTCGGCACGACGAACATCGATCGGCTGTCCCTCACCGGCAACTTCGAGATCAACCTCGAGATCTTCGACCGCGACTTCGCGGCGCACCTGGAGCAGGTCTTCGCCACCGACCTCACCAACGCCCATGAGCTCACCCTCGAGGAGTGGGAGCAGCGCTCGGTCCTGGCGCGTGTCAGCGAGCGCGTCCTGCGCCCACTCGCACCGCTGTTCTGA
- a CDS encoding aspartate:alanine exchanger family transporter: MLDLLASSPLLTIAVVIALGTLLGAVPFGPVKFGAAGALFVGLAVGALDPRLGEGLGLAQTLGLALFVYTVGLAAGTGFFRDLRAQLPLMASSVVVLALLAVALVVAGPLVGLAPDLSAGTFAGALTSTPALAAAADAAGNEEPAVGYALSYPVGVVLTIVVVALVLARGWRGRRDPDPVAGVGLIDVSAEIDHPVRLIDVPGFSSVRFSYLSREGTTRVVEAEEELRVGDRVVVVGPRQAVEDAVAHLGRRVDEHLAHDRSVVSFRRFLVSDQAVAGRTVGELDIPGRFAGVITRVRRGDLDLLASEDLVLQLGDRVRVVVPNDQLRAVGALFGDSERKVSEIDALSLGGGLALGLALGLITLPLPGGVSFALGSAAGPLVVGMVLGRLERTGPIVWGLPNAANLTIRQLGLLLFLGATGLASGQAFAAQAFTAQGLRVVLTGAAVVVLAAVLFILAARLVGASAPRTAGALAGLVGQPAILAYASERVVDERVESGYAALFALGMIVKIVLVQVIVGA; this comes from the coding sequence GTGCTCGATCTCCTCGCCAGCTCCCCCCTCCTCACCATCGCCGTCGTCATTGCCCTGGGCACCCTGCTCGGCGCGGTGCCCTTCGGGCCCGTGAAGTTCGGGGCGGCGGGAGCGCTGTTCGTCGGCCTCGCCGTCGGCGCCCTCGACCCGCGCCTCGGCGAGGGCCTGGGGCTCGCCCAGACCCTGGGGCTGGCGCTGTTCGTCTACACCGTCGGCCTGGCCGCCGGGACCGGGTTCTTCCGTGACCTGCGGGCCCAGCTGCCGCTCATGGCGAGCTCCGTCGTCGTCCTCGCCCTGCTCGCCGTCGCGCTCGTGGTGGCCGGCCCGCTCGTCGGCCTGGCCCCCGACCTCTCGGCCGGCACCTTCGCCGGTGCGCTCACCTCGACGCCGGCCCTCGCGGCCGCCGCCGACGCCGCCGGCAACGAGGAGCCCGCGGTCGGCTACGCCCTGTCCTACCCCGTCGGCGTCGTCCTCACCATCGTCGTCGTCGCCCTCGTCCTCGCTCGGGGGTGGCGCGGGCGCCGCGACCCCGACCCGGTCGCCGGCGTCGGGCTCATCGACGTCAGCGCGGAGATCGACCACCCCGTGCGGCTCATCGACGTCCCCGGCTTCTCCTCGGTCCGGTTCTCCTACCTCTCCCGCGAGGGGACCACCCGGGTGGTCGAGGCCGAGGAGGAGCTCCGCGTCGGGGACCGCGTCGTCGTCGTCGGCCCCCGCCAGGCCGTCGAGGACGCCGTCGCCCACCTGGGCCGCCGGGTCGACGAGCACCTCGCGCACGACCGCAGCGTGGTGAGCTTCCGCCGCTTCCTCGTCTCCGACCAGGCCGTCGCCGGGCGCACCGTCGGCGAGCTCGACATCCCCGGCCGGTTCGCCGGCGTCATCACCCGCGTCCGCCGCGGCGACCTCGACCTCCTCGCCTCCGAGGACCTCGTCCTCCAGCTCGGGGACCGGGTGCGGGTCGTCGTCCCCAACGACCAGCTCCGGGCGGTCGGCGCCCTGTTCGGGGACTCCGAGCGCAAGGTGAGCGAGATCGACGCCCTCTCCCTCGGTGGCGGGCTCGCCCTGGGCCTCGCCCTCGGCCTCATCACGCTGCCCCTGCCCGGCGGGGTGAGCTTCGCGCTCGGCTCCGCGGCGGGCCCGCTGGTGGTCGGCATGGTGCTCGGCCGCCTCGAGCGCACCGGCCCCATCGTCTGGGGCCTGCCCAACGCCGCCAACCTCACCATCCGCCAGCTCGGCCTGCTCCTCTTCCTCGGGGCCACCGGGCTGGCGTCGGGGCAGGCGTTCGCGGCCCAGGCCTTCACCGCGCAGGGGCTGCGCGTGGTGCTCACCGGCGCCGCCGTCGTCGTCCTGGCCGCCGTGCTGTTCATCCTCGCCGCCCGGCTGGTCGGCGCCAGCGCACCCCGGACGGCGGGGGCGCTGGCGGGGCTCGTCGGGCAGCCGGCGATCCTCGCCTACGCCAGCGAGCGGGTCGTCGACGAGCGCGTGGAGTCCGGCTACGCCGCACTCTTCGCGCTGGGGATGATCGTCAAGATCGTCCTCGTCCAGGTGATCGTCGGGGCGTAG